In one Mesorhizobium australicum genomic region, the following are encoded:
- a CDS encoding MaoC family dehydratase, translating into MSSASPALARRPSHDVRPGDTLPLLTRTVTQEMINAYAEASGDFNPIHVDPEYSKSGPFGRPIAHGLMTLAFVAQMLNEWSDGRFDASGEVDIAFVGPVFADDTVEVSGTVEDVVERDGVVCARVKLACRAGERQILAGHALQPIENGKS; encoded by the coding sequence ATGAGTTCCGCATCGCCCGCCCTCGCGCGACGGCCCTCGCATGACGTCCGACCGGGCGATACGCTGCCGTTGCTCACCCGCACCGTGACGCAGGAGATGATCAACGCCTATGCCGAGGCCTCCGGCGACTTCAATCCGATCCATGTCGATCCCGAATATTCGAAGTCCGGTCCCTTCGGCCGGCCCATCGCGCATGGACTGATGACGCTGGCCTTCGTCGCCCAGATGCTCAATGAGTGGAGCGATGGCCGGTTCGATGCCTCTGGCGAGGTCGACATCGCCTTTGTCGGGCCAGTCTTCGCAGACGACACGGTCGAGGTCAGCGGCACGGTGGAGGACGTCGTCGAGCGCGACGGCGTCGTATGCGCCCGGGTGAAGCTGGCGTGCCGGGCCGGCGAACGGCAAATCCTGGCGGGCCATGCCCTCCAGCCAATCGAGAACGGGAAGTCCTGA
- a CDS encoding acetate--CoA ligase family protein, which produces MKHVTPPTSLDALFRPRSVAILGASDDATRISGRPVRYLIEGDFKGSIFPVNPNRETVQGLKAYKSLADVPETPDVALLAVPAALTEQAVRECVEKGVKGAVIFSAGYAESGEDGLAIQARIADIARAGGLRLLGPNCLGIFNPQIGFYGTFTQSLDKEMPFPGPLGIISQSGAYGSHIAYLARKRGIGINYWITTGNEADVDVAESLEWMATQPDIKVIMAYVEGVRDGARFRRALGLARENGKPIVMMKVGRSEIGARAASSHTASLAGSNAIYDALFRQYGVHRATTTEEQIDVAYACARGIFPKGDKLGVVTLSGGAGVLISDAAERNGLDVAPMPEAAQKILKDLLPFATVVNPVDTTAQALNDMNLLAKNIEVILEQGGYDALIGFFTTVPNTRTLSKPLRDAIAKGCANFPDRLIALQMIADPEVVKDYEQAGFLVFEDSDRAVAALAALTRFGRSLSRPSGEAHIAPAAPIGKSALSERAAKDLLGKAGITFLDERLATDAASAGAAANAIGYPVVLKIVSPDVEHKTEIGGVLVGVADRKAVEAGYATLIERAAKHRPDARIEGVLVAPMAKKGVEVIVGVSRDPVFGPAVMFGLGGVHVEVLKDVTFRLAPFGRDEAMRMIDEIRGRALLSGVRGAPASDVDALADLLVRISEFAAAHADDIETVDLNPVIAWPKGEGAVALDALVVPRRDLH; this is translated from the coding sequence ATGAAGCACGTCACGCCCCCGACCAGCCTCGACGCCCTGTTCCGCCCGCGCTCGGTCGCGATCCTGGGCGCGTCCGACGACGCAACGCGCATTTCAGGCCGGCCGGTGCGCTATCTGATTGAAGGCGACTTCAAGGGCAGCATCTTTCCCGTCAACCCGAACCGGGAGACGGTGCAGGGGCTGAAGGCCTACAAATCGCTGGCCGACGTGCCGGAGACGCCTGACGTGGCGCTGCTCGCCGTTCCTGCCGCGCTGACCGAGCAGGCCGTGCGCGAATGCGTCGAGAAGGGCGTCAAGGGCGCGGTCATCTTCTCGGCCGGCTATGCCGAGAGCGGCGAGGACGGCCTCGCCATCCAGGCCCGCATCGCCGACATCGCCCGCGCCGGCGGGCTCAGGCTGCTCGGCCCCAACTGTCTCGGCATCTTCAATCCGCAGATCGGCTTCTACGGCACCTTCACCCAGTCGCTCGACAAGGAGATGCCCTTTCCCGGCCCGCTCGGCATCATCAGCCAGTCTGGCGCCTACGGTTCCCACATCGCCTATCTCGCCCGCAAGCGCGGCATCGGCATCAACTACTGGATCACCACCGGCAACGAGGCCGACGTCGATGTGGCCGAGAGCCTGGAATGGATGGCGACCCAGCCCGACATCAAGGTGATCATGGCCTATGTCGAGGGCGTGCGCGACGGCGCCCGCTTCCGTCGCGCGCTGGGACTGGCACGTGAGAACGGCAAGCCGATCGTGATGATGAAGGTCGGCCGCTCCGAGATCGGCGCGCGGGCGGCGAGCTCCCACACGGCTTCGCTCGCCGGCTCCAACGCCATCTACGACGCGCTGTTCCGGCAATACGGCGTCCACCGCGCCACAACGACAGAAGAGCAGATCGACGTCGCCTATGCCTGCGCGCGCGGCATCTTTCCGAAGGGTGACAAGCTCGGCGTGGTAACACTGTCCGGCGGCGCCGGCGTGCTGATCTCGGACGCCGCCGAGCGCAACGGCCTCGACGTCGCCCCCATGCCCGAAGCGGCGCAGAAGATCCTCAAGGATCTGCTGCCGTTCGCAACGGTTGTGAATCCCGTCGACACGACGGCGCAGGCGCTCAACGACATGAACCTGCTCGCGAAGAACATCGAGGTGATCCTCGAGCAGGGCGGCTACGACGCGCTGATCGGCTTCTTCACCACGGTGCCGAACACGCGCACCCTGTCGAAGCCGCTGCGCGATGCGATCGCCAAGGGTTGCGCCAATTTCCCCGACCGTCTCATCGCATTGCAGATGATCGCCGATCCTGAGGTGGTGAAGGACTACGAGCAGGCCGGCTTCCTCGTCTTCGAGGACAGCGACCGCGCGGTCGCCGCGCTCGCGGCGCTTACCCGCTTCGGCCGCAGCCTGTCGCGCCCCAGCGGCGAGGCACACATCGCGCCCGCGGCGCCGATCGGTAAGTCCGCACTGTCGGAGCGCGCCGCCAAGGACCTGCTGGGCAAGGCCGGCATCACGTTTCTCGACGAGCGGCTGGCGACCGACGCAGCCTCCGCCGGTGCGGCCGCCAACGCGATCGGCTACCCGGTCGTGCTGAAGATCGTCTCGCCCGACGTCGAGCACAAGACGGAGATCGGCGGCGTGCTCGTCGGCGTCGCCGACCGCAAGGCGGTCGAGGCCGGCTATGCGACGCTGATCGAACGTGCGGCAAAGCACCGGCCCGACGCCAGGATCGAGGGCGTGCTCGTCGCGCCGATGGCGAAGAAGGGCGTCGAGGTGATCGTCGGCGTCTCGCGCGATCCGGTGTTCGGCCCGGCGGTGATGTTCGGGCTAGGCGGCGTGCATGTCGAGGTGCTGAAGGACGTCACCTTCCGCCTCGCGCCGTTCGGCCGCGACGAGGCGATGCGCATGATCGACGAGATCCGCGGCCGCGCGCTGCTGTCGGGCGTGCGCGGTGCGCCGGCCTCCGACGTCGATGCGCTCGCGGACCTGCTCGTGCGCATCTCCGAGTTCGCCGCCGCGCATGCCGACGACATCGAGACGGTCGACCTCAACCCGGTCATCGCCTGGCCGAAGGGCGAAGGCGCAGTGGCGCTGGACGCACTCGTCGTGCCGCGGCGGGACTTGCACTGA
- a CDS encoding class I adenylate-forming enzyme family protein codes for MIETLGDVLRNNAYKFPNETAYNYHGRIVTFGEHLDRGNRLASALWKRGIRRQDRVSILSQNTIEFMESYAACELAGYIAATVNWRLAAPEIAYILGDSTPRVLIFEAQYAATIEQIRDKLGFIELFLCFGGDVPHWAEDYEMVLATGDADGAPTRPLPDEIMHLIYTSGTTGRPKGVIRTHRGEIAIAILMATELGLIVSDKLQLMMPIFHVGARFLQLGVHIRGGSVVLHHDFKPAEIVETIERERVTMTHMAPTMVQAMLNVPGIEERDLKSLHTICYSAAPMPVPLLKRGLKLLGPVFLQLYGMTEGGGTTLHKRQHKPDGTPEDIKRLGSIGQAAPNVGLRIVDDEGRDLPAGEPGEILINTTSRMAGYWNNSAATIAALKEGWYHTGDVGYLDPQGFLYLVDRKKDMIISGGENIYSREVEEAVASHPAIMDVAVIGVKDDYWGETVRAIAVLNPGHSATEAELIEHTKTQIASYKKPKSVVFVDDLPRLPSGKINKVTLRQLYGAAEPKAS; via the coding sequence ATGATCGAGACACTCGGCGACGTCCTGCGCAACAACGCCTACAAGTTCCCGAACGAGACGGCCTACAACTATCACGGCCGCATCGTCACCTTCGGCGAGCATCTCGACCGTGGCAACCGCCTGGCGTCCGCGCTGTGGAAGCGCGGCATCCGCCGGCAGGACCGCGTCTCGATCCTGTCGCAGAACACGATCGAGTTCATGGAGTCCTATGCCGCCTGCGAGCTCGCCGGCTACATCGCGGCGACGGTGAACTGGCGGCTGGCCGCGCCGGAGATCGCCTACATCCTCGGCGATTCCACGCCGCGCGTGCTGATCTTCGAGGCGCAGTATGCGGCGACGATCGAGCAGATCCGCGACAAGCTCGGCTTCATCGAGCTCTTCCTCTGCTTCGGCGGCGACGTGCCGCACTGGGCCGAGGACTACGAGATGGTGCTCGCCACGGGCGACGCCGACGGCGCGCCGACGCGTCCCCTGCCCGACGAGATCATGCACCTCATCTACACGTCCGGCACGACCGGCCGGCCGAAGGGCGTGATTCGCACCCATCGGGGCGAGATCGCCATCGCCATCCTGATGGCGACGGAGCTCGGCCTGATCGTCTCCGACAAGCTGCAGCTGATGATGCCGATCTTCCACGTCGGCGCGCGCTTCCTGCAGCTCGGCGTCCACATCCGCGGCGGCAGCGTCGTCCTGCACCACGACTTCAAGCCGGCCGAGATCGTCGAGACCATCGAGCGCGAGCGCGTGACGATGACGCACATGGCCCCCACCATGGTGCAGGCGATGCTCAACGTCCCCGGCATCGAGGAGCGGGATCTCAAGTCGCTGCACACCATCTGCTATTCGGCCGCCCCCATGCCCGTGCCACTGCTCAAGCGCGGCCTCAAGCTGCTCGGACCGGTCTTCCTGCAGCTCTACGGCATGACCGAAGGCGGCGGCACGACGCTGCACAAGCGCCAGCACAAGCCCGACGGCACGCCGGAGGACATCAAGCGCCTCGGCTCCATCGGCCAGGCCGCGCCCAATGTCGGGCTGCGCATCGTCGACGACGAAGGCCGCGACCTGCCGGCCGGAGAGCCGGGCGAGATCCTTATCAACACCACCAGCCGCATGGCCGGCTACTGGAACAATTCGGCCGCCACGATCGCAGCGCTCAAGGAAGGCTGGTACCACACCGGCGATGTCGGCTATCTCGACCCGCAGGGCTTCCTGTATCTGGTCGACCGCAAGAAGGACATGATCATCTCCGGCGGCGAGAACATCTATTCCCGCGAAGTCGAGGAGGCCGTCGCCAGCCATCCTGCGATCATGGACGTTGCGGTGATCGGCGTGAAGGACGACTACTGGGGCGAGACGGTGCGGGCGATCGCGGTGCTCAATCCCGGCCACTCCGCGACGGAGGCCGAACTGATCGAGCACACGAAAACCCAGATCGCCAGCTACAAGAAGCCCAAGTCGGTGGTCTTTGTCGACGACCTGCCGCGCCTGCCGAGCGGCAAGATCAACAAGGTCACCCTGCGCCAGCTCTACGGCGCAGCCGAGCCGAAGGCGAGCTGA
- a CDS encoding acyl-CoA dehydrogenase family protein: protein MNTALIPEEVVQTGESLIRFVEQEVVPIEAANKALLSSDRTIFDERGRFTPEVEALKLQVRTKSAEAGFYTMFGPEELGGSGLGPLASVYLNWLLSMHCGPGRTLIHPVVIPSPFTNGLSPVLTFLDPSLRDTYLPQLGSGEKTLCFGLSEPDAGSDVFNMKTRAVRDGNDWVITGSKQWITNGPYADYAMIFAITDPDLVMQRKGGITGFFVDTSWKGFEVVSTIPIMGQLGAEIGILSFDGLRVPDSHRLGEVNQGLKVAMRGVNTGRLGLSATCIGMARWALNQAVEYAKVRRTFGKPIADHQAVQILIADSAAEIYAAETMLVDCAMKLERGEKALAETSMVKLHCTDAANRVFDRCIQVHGGMGLTNELRLEAGYRFTRSMRIPDGTSEIQRRTIARDLLANGVNF, encoded by the coding sequence ATGAACACCGCTCTCATCCCGGAAGAGGTCGTCCAGACCGGCGAAAGCCTGATCCGCTTCGTCGAGCAGGAGGTCGTACCGATCGAGGCCGCCAACAAGGCGCTGCTGTCGTCCGACCGGACGATTTTCGACGAGAGGGGCCGCTTTACACCGGAAGTGGAAGCGCTGAAGCTGCAGGTCCGCACCAAGTCCGCCGAGGCCGGCTTCTATACCATGTTCGGCCCCGAGGAGCTCGGCGGCAGCGGGCTCGGGCCACTGGCGTCGGTCTATCTCAACTGGCTGCTGTCGATGCATTGCGGGCCGGGCCGGACGCTGATCCATCCGGTGGTCATCCCGTCCCCCTTCACCAACGGCCTGTCGCCGGTGCTGACCTTCCTCGATCCGTCGTTGCGCGACACCTACCTGCCGCAGCTCGGCTCGGGCGAGAAGACGCTCTGCTTCGGCCTGTCCGAACCCGACGCCGGCTCCGACGTCTTCAACATGAAGACGCGGGCCGTTCGCGACGGCAACGACTGGGTGATCACCGGCTCCAAGCAATGGATCACCAACGGCCCCTATGCCGACTACGCGATGATCTTCGCCATCACCGATCCCGATCTCGTCATGCAGCGCAAGGGCGGCATCACCGGCTTCTTCGTCGACACGTCGTGGAAGGGGTTCGAGGTCGTCTCGACGATCCCGATCATGGGCCAGCTCGGCGCCGAGATCGGCATCCTCTCCTTCGACGGCCTGCGCGTGCCCGACAGCCACCGCCTCGGCGAGGTGAACCAGGGCCTCAAGGTCGCGATGCGCGGCGTCAACACCGGCCGCCTCGGCCTGTCCGCCACCTGCATCGGCATGGCGCGCTGGGCGCTCAACCAGGCTGTCGAATACGCGAAAGTGCGTCGGACCTTCGGCAAGCCGATCGCCGACCACCAGGCGGTGCAGATCCTGATCGCCGACAGCGCGGCCGAGATCTATGCCGCCGAGACGATGCTGGTCGACTGCGCCATGAAGCTGGAGCGCGGCGAGAAGGCGCTGGCCGAAACCTCGATGGTCAAGCTACACTGCACCGACGCCGCCAACCGCGTCTTCGACCGCTGCATCCAGGTGCATGGCGGCATGGGCCTGACCAACGAGCTGCGGCTCGAGGCCGGCTACCGGTTCACGCGCTCGATGCGCATCCCCGACGGCACCAGCGAGATCCAGCGCCGCACCATCGCGCGCGACCTCCTCGCCAACGGCGTCAACTTCTGA
- a CDS encoding Zn-ribbon domain-containing OB-fold protein, producing MSETQAYEKPQPVIDPGTKPFWDAAREHRLSIPRCRSCGKHHFYPRELCPHCHSDDIEWTDASGKGEIYSYTIARKPAGPVFASDVPYVIAMIALDEGPRMLTNIIAKDVEQVRIGDRVTVRFDDVTPELTLPKFTLDKD from the coding sequence ATGAGCGAGACCCAAGCCTACGAGAAGCCGCAGCCGGTCATCGATCCGGGCACCAAGCCGTTCTGGGACGCCGCGCGCGAGCATCGGCTGTCGATCCCGCGCTGCCGCTCCTGCGGCAAGCACCACTTCTACCCGCGCGAGCTCTGCCCGCACTGCCATTCCGACGACATCGAATGGACTGACGCCAGCGGCAAGGGCGAGATCTATTCCTACACGATCGCGCGCAAGCCGGCAGGTCCGGTCTTCGCGTCCGACGTGCCCTACGTCATCGCGATGATCGCGCTCGACGAGGGTCCGCGCATGCTGACCAACATCATCGCGAAGGACGTCGAGCAGGTCCGCATCGGCGACCGCGTGACGGTCAGGTTCGACGACGTGACGCCCGAGCTCACCCTGCCGAAATTCACGCTCGACAAGGACTGA
- a CDS encoding SDR family oxidoreductase, which translates to MAGMLENKVALVTGAGRGIGREMALMMAAHGAKVVVNDPGVSLEGKDETDGPANEVVRDIKAAGGDAVADYGSVSDSASAKAMVTRAMDTFGKIDVVVNNAGILRDVIFHKMTDEDWDSVIKVHLYGSYYVSRAAAEHFRKQESGTFVHMTSTSGLVGNPGQANYSAAKMGIIGLSKSLALDMAKFNVRSNCISPFAWSRMIGSIPNTPDQEERLKSLRMLTPDKIAPVAVFLASDDSKEVNGQIFAVRGNEVFLMSQPRPLRSVHRSEGWTPETLRDHMLPTLKPSFIPLHMSRDVFSWTPV; encoded by the coding sequence ATGGCTGGAATGCTGGAGAACAAGGTGGCGCTGGTCACGGGCGCCGGACGCGGCATCGGCCGCGAGATGGCGCTGATGATGGCGGCGCACGGCGCCAAGGTCGTCGTCAACGACCCGGGCGTTTCGCTTGAAGGCAAGGACGAGACCGACGGCCCGGCCAACGAGGTCGTGCGCGACATCAAGGCCGCCGGCGGCGACGCGGTTGCGGACTACGGCAGCGTGTCGGACTCAGCGTCCGCCAAGGCGATGGTGACCCGCGCTATGGACACGTTCGGCAAGATCGATGTGGTCGTGAACAATGCCGGCATCCTGCGCGACGTGATCTTCCACAAGATGACAGACGAGGACTGGGACTCGGTCATCAAGGTGCATCTCTACGGCAGCTACTATGTCAGCCGCGCCGCCGCCGAGCACTTCCGCAAGCAGGAGAGCGGCACCTTCGTCCACATGACCTCGACCTCCGGCCTCGTCGGCAATCCCGGTCAGGCGAACTATTCGGCGGCGAAGATGGGCATCATCGGCCTGTCGAAGTCGCTGGCGCTGGACATGGCCAAGTTCAACGTCCGCTCCAACTGCATCTCGCCGTTCGCCTGGAGCCGCATGATCGGCTCGATCCCCAACACGCCGGACCAGGAAGAGCGCCTCAAGAGCCTGCGCATGCTCACCCCCGACAAGATCGCGCCGGTGGCTGTGTTCCTCGCCAGCGACGACTCGAAGGAGGTCAACGGCCAGATCTTCGCCGTGCGCGGCAACGAGGTCTTCCTGATGAGCCAGCCGCGCCCGCTACGCTCGGTGCATCGTTCTGAAGGCTGGACGCCGGAGACCCTGCGCGACCACATGCTGCCAACGCTGAAGCCCTCCTTCATCCCCCTGCACATGTCGCGCGACGTGTTCTCCTGGACGCCGGTCTGA
- a CDS encoding enoyl-CoA hydratase/isomerase family protein — MSVDYSGYKYFLFEKEGRTMTVTMNRPDHLNAMTWDMHEEASRIFYDLGMDHSIDVVIFTGAGKAFSAGGDVVGMKMLYEDTELFDRSINEAKKIVFGILDCEKVIIARVNGDAIGLGATMALFCDIIIAADHARFADPHVKVGLAAGDGGAVIWPQAIGYAKAKEYLMTGDLITAPDAQAMGLINYSVPAAELDAKVDAMAKKLGSGAMKSIKYTKTTINIGLKQLAHTMMDTSMAYEALTNRSKDHLEAINAFTEKRKPKFTGL, encoded by the coding sequence ATGAGCGTTGATTATTCGGGCTACAAATACTTCCTGTTCGAGAAGGAAGGCCGCACCATGACGGTGACGATGAACCGTCCCGACCATCTCAACGCCATGACCTGGGACATGCACGAGGAAGCCTCGCGCATCTTCTACGATCTCGGCATGGACCACTCCATCGACGTCGTCATCTTCACCGGCGCCGGCAAGGCCTTCTCGGCCGGCGGTGACGTGGTCGGCATGAAGATGCTCTATGAGGACACCGAGCTGTTCGACCGTTCGATCAACGAGGCCAAGAAGATCGTCTTCGGCATCCTCGACTGCGAGAAGGTCATCATCGCCAGGGTGAACGGCGACGCGATCGGCCTCGGCGCGACGATGGCGCTGTTCTGCGACATCATCATCGCCGCCGACCATGCCCGCTTCGCCGATCCGCACGTCAAGGTCGGCCTCGCGGCCGGCGACGGCGGCGCGGTCATCTGGCCGCAGGCGATCGGCTACGCCAAGGCCAAGGAATATCTGATGACCGGCGACCTGATCACGGCGCCGGACGCGCAGGCGATGGGCCTGATCAACTATTCGGTGCCGGCGGCGGAACTCGACGCCAAGGTCGATGCGATGGCGAAGAAGCTCGGCTCCGGCGCGATGAAGTCGATCAAATACACCAAGACGACCATCAATATCGGCCTCAAGCAGCTCGCCCATACCATGATGGACACCTCGATGGCCTACGAGGCGCTGACCAACCGCAGCAAGGACCATCTCGAGGCGATCAACGCCTTCACCGAGAAGCGCAAGCCGAAGTTCACCGGGCTCTGA
- a CDS encoding acetyl-CoA acetyltransferase yields MAREAVIVGVGDVPLKDGKVVGGGSVLQVQARAAKAALDDARIPMRDVDGLLVAGLWGVPGPGQLPSVTLGEYLGIHPRFADTTNIGGSAFEAHVAHAAMAIEKGYCDVALIVYGSTQKSERSRALGGRPSVLTMQFENVWGIPQPVGGYALAARRHMHEFGTKEEQLAEIAVATRKWASLNPAATMRDPITIDDVMNSTKVSDPLKLLDCCLVTDGAGAIVMTTAENARAHGAKMTHIRGYGEAHTHWSIGAMPDLARLTAAEMSSQRAFQMAGVSHDAIDLVECYDSFTITVLMTLEALGFCKRGEGGQFVMNQRTAPGGAFPLNTNGGGLSYCHPGMYGIFLLVEAVRQLRGEAGERQVKKVDTALVHGTGGTLSSGATVILANS; encoded by the coding sequence ATGGCGCGCGAAGCGGTGATCGTTGGGGTCGGAGACGTCCCCCTGAAGGATGGCAAGGTGGTCGGCGGCGGCTCGGTGCTGCAGGTCCAGGCCCGTGCGGCCAAGGCCGCGCTCGACGATGCGCGCATCCCGATGCGAGATGTCGACGGCCTGCTGGTCGCGGGCCTGTGGGGCGTTCCCGGTCCCGGCCAGCTTCCCTCGGTCACGCTCGGCGAATATCTCGGCATCCACCCCCGCTTCGCCGACACGACCAATATCGGCGGCTCGGCCTTCGAGGCGCATGTCGCGCATGCCGCGATGGCGATCGAGAAGGGCTATTGCGACGTCGCGCTCATCGTCTACGGCTCGACGCAGAAGAGCGAGCGCAGCCGCGCGCTCGGCGGCCGTCCGTCCGTCCTTACCATGCAGTTCGAGAACGTCTGGGGCATTCCCCAGCCGGTCGGCGGCTATGCCCTCGCCGCCCGCCGCCACATGCACGAGTTCGGCACCAAGGAAGAGCAGCTTGCCGAGATCGCCGTGGCGACCCGCAAATGGGCCTCCCTCAACCCGGCGGCCACCATGCGCGATCCGATCACGATCGACGACGTGATGAATTCGACCAAGGTGTCCGATCCGCTGAAGTTGCTCGACTGCTGCCTTGTCACCGACGGTGCGGGCGCCATCGTGATGACGACGGCGGAGAACGCCAGGGCGCATGGCGCGAAGATGACGCATATCCGCGGCTACGGCGAAGCGCATACGCACTGGTCGATCGGCGCGATGCCTGATCTGGCGCGGCTGACGGCGGCGGAAATGTCGTCGCAGCGCGCCTTCCAGATGGCAGGTGTCAGCCACGACGCGATCGACCTGGTGGAGTGCTACGATTCGTTCACGATCACCGTCCTGATGACGCTGGAGGCGCTCGGCTTCTGCAAGCGTGGCGAGGGCGGCCAGTTCGTCATGAACCAGCGCACCGCACCGGGCGGCGCCTTCCCGCTCAACACCAATGGCGGCGGCCTCTCCTACTGCCATCCCGGCATGTACGGCATCTTCCTGCTGGTCGAAGCGGTGCGGCAGCTGCGCGGCGAGGCGGGCGAGCGGCAGGTGAAGAAGGTCGACACCGCCCTCGTCCATGGCACCGGCGGCACCCTGTCGTCGGGCGCGACGGTCATTCTGGCGAACAGCTGA
- a CDS encoding MaoC family dehydratase, with amino-acid sequence MSAYRRYDDVAIGDVFPDRPLTFRISPETVDGFLSATGNDGPLYRDRDGERRAPSMIASVYLIDLLSARGSPPGGIHAKQSIRFHRPITVGEKLAIQGRVVEKYVRKERPYVVSDFEARGDDGSLVSSGRVTSIWGKDQ; translated from the coding sequence ATGAGCGCCTATCGCCGTTATGACGACGTCGCCATCGGCGACGTCTTCCCCGATCGGCCGCTGACGTTCCGGATCAGCCCGGAGACCGTCGACGGTTTCCTGTCGGCGACGGGCAATGACGGTCCGCTCTATCGCGACCGCGACGGGGAGCGTCGGGCGCCTTCGATGATCGCCTCGGTCTACCTGATCGATCTCCTGAGCGCCCGCGGCAGTCCGCCCGGCGGCATCCACGCCAAGCAGTCGATCCGCTTCCACCGCCCGATCACGGTCGGCGAGAAGCTCGCGATCCAGGGCAGGGTCGTCGAGAAATATGTCCGCAAGGAGCGGCCCTACGTCGTGTCTGATTTCGAGGCGCGGGGCGACGACGGTTCCCTGGTGTCGTCCGGCCGCGTCACTTCGATTTGGGGCAAAGACCAATGA
- a CDS encoding acyl-CoA dehydrogenase family protein produces the protein MDFGEPEHITMLRESIRRMLERHATRGMMAKWDEQDKVPRSLMEHISALGVCGMTVPEEYGGLGRDILATMVTVEELSRRSMVIGTLYLMNSCYGSMNVLASGSEEQKQRLLPKLANGEILFAYGLSEPDVGSDLASVKTRAERRGDKVIINGYKRWCSGAESADYIYALVRSGDPDARYKNLSLVLIPPTAKGVTLTHIPALGARGLNTNDVTLDNVEIPIEDVIGGEAGWNQGWSKLAGPALEVEKLEVAAMALGIAAQAVDDAWEYSQTRSQFGKRICSHQSIRHMLADAQTKLAAARLMLYRGCWLADNNLPCSVETSMAKMFVCETGLDIVLTCQKIMGAYGYAKGFDMERHVRDMLLMPIIGGSTAIQKNNIANRMGLPKA, from the coding sequence ATGGATTTCGGCGAGCCCGAACACATCACCATGCTGCGCGAGAGCATCCGCCGGATGCTGGAGCGCCACGCCACGCGCGGGATGATGGCGAAGTGGGACGAGCAGGACAAGGTTCCGCGCTCGCTCATGGAGCATATCAGCGCGCTCGGCGTCTGTGGCATGACGGTGCCGGAGGAATATGGCGGCCTCGGGCGCGACATCCTCGCCACCATGGTCACCGTCGAGGAACTCTCCCGCCGCTCGATGGTCATCGGCACGCTCTACCTGATGAACTCCTGCTACGGTTCGATGAACGTGCTGGCGTCCGGCAGCGAGGAACAGAAGCAGCGCCTGCTGCCGAAGCTCGCCAATGGCGAAATCCTCTTCGCCTATGGCCTGTCGGAGCCCGACGTCGGCTCCGACCTCGCCAGCGTCAAGACGCGGGCCGAGCGGCGCGGCGACAAGGTCATCATCAACGGCTACAAGCGCTGGTGCTCGGGCGCGGAAAGCGCCGACTACATCTACGCCCTGGTGCGCTCGGGCGATCCCGACGCGCGCTACAAGAACCTGTCGCTGGTGCTGATCCCGCCGACGGCGAAGGGCGTGACGCTGACGCACATCCCCGCGCTCGGCGCCCGCGGCCTCAACACCAACGACGTCACGCTCGACAATGTCGAGATTCCGATCGAGGACGTGATCGGCGGGGAGGCGGGCTGGAACCAGGGCTGGTCGAAGCTGGCGGGACCGGCGCTCGAGGTCGAGAAGCTGGAAGTCGCCGCCATGGCGCTCGGCATCGCCGCCCAGGCGGTCGACGACGCCTGGGAATACTCCCAGACGCGCAGCCAGTTCGGCAAGCGCATCTGCTCGCACCAGTCGATCCGGCACATGCTGGCCGACGCGCAGACCAAGCTCGCCGCCGCCCGCCTGATGCTCTATCGCGGCTGCTGGCTCGCCGACAACAACCTGCCCTGCTCGGTCGAGACCTCGATGGCGAAGATGTTCGTCTGCGAGACCGGCCTCGACATCGTGCTGACCTGCCAGAAGATCATGGGCGCCTACGGCTATGCCAAGGGCTTCGACATGGAACGCCACGTGCGCGACATGCTGCTCATGCCGATCATCGGCGGGTCGACGGCGATCCAGAAGAACAACATCGCCAATCGCATGGGCCTGCCCAAGGCCTGA